In one Sander lucioperca isolate FBNREF2018 chromosome 7, SLUC_FBN_1.2, whole genome shotgun sequence genomic region, the following are encoded:
- the islr2 gene encoding immunoglobulin superfamily containing leucine-rich repeat protein 2, translating into MARQLLQLLVLWTTVVGIVQCCPELCSCQDKFAHQFADCAYKDLLVVPVGLPSNVTTVSLSANKIKFLKSKSFINITQVTSLWLAHNEIVTIEADTLAPLIHLRNLDISYNKIVNFPWEDLHNLTALQLLKMNNNEMVNLPKDAFATLKDLRSLRINNNKFTTIVQGTFSALSSMSHLQIFNNPFTCSCSLEWLRDWITTTKISVPEPNSILCDAPEHLNGTMVTAIPKLDCKAPTVTITYQPNIENTELYEGLMVILNCETKGSPTPQVIWEVTAGNQNYLFPLPSTGEINDVPINDKTTNNRFLVFRNGTLIIPQLSKKEDGNYSCSAVNDLGKAESNVKVAMAATQKHGSNSKPDFTVDKIRPSVKKPAEPKISKNNVINWTKPDEKTKGSPEGSLDKSVGTGQDGGISKIPTFASKCGVRESTEHISNHAFNLSLDDLKQYTFDFGVIALEVSETEAKVQLNPLQLPSSKSNLHLSHTENQETVNKEAIGLYQSSSSKATLDMLYLCVNTGNGHSMVQWSNIEEGVNAYRFHGLQPGTNYTLCLTYGGQDCQVQVVFTTRKKIPSLLIIVVVSIFLLGLATVPLLGATCCHLLYKYHGKTYKLIMKAQNPDQMEKQMTGDFDRRASFVESEKTFDPSELGEGEGDAEGEEGDGEAEGSVVTESIPGSSSKTNQEEFEMGSEYSDRLPLGAEAVNISEEINGNYKQPSR; encoded by the coding sequence ATGGCAAGACAGCTCCTGCAGCTCCTTGTCCTGTGGACTACTGTGGTAGGCATTGTGCAGTGCTGTCCAGAGCTCTGCAGCTGCCAGGATAAATTTGCCCACCAGTTTGCTGATTGTGCTTACAAAGACCTGTTGGTAGTACCTGTGGGTCTCCCCTCCAATGTTACCACCGTGAGCCTTTCTGCCAATAAGATCAAATTTCTGAAAAGTAAAAGCTTCATCAATATCACACAGGTCACCTCTCTCTGGCTGGCCCACAATGAGATAGTTACTATAGAAGCAGACACCTTGGCCCCCCTGATCCATCTCCGCAACCTGGACATCAGCTACAACAAAATTGTGAACTTTCCATGGGAGGATCTGCACAACCTCACAGCCCTGCAGCTCCTGAAAATGAACAACAATGAGATGGTGAACCTTCCAAAGGACGCCTTTGCCACCCTGAAAGACCTGAGGTCGCTGcgcatcaacaacaacaagttTACCACCATTGTGCAGGGTACCTTCAGTGCTCTCTCCTCCATGTCCCACCTTCAGATTTTTAACAACCCCTTCACATGCTCCTGCAGCCTGGAGTGGCTGAGGGATTGGATCACGACCACCAAGATTTCTGTCCCCGAGCCAAATTCCATTTTATGTGATGCCCCTGAACACCTGAACGGCACAATGGTTACAGCGATTCCCAAACTGGACTGTAAGGCCCCTACTGTCACAATTACCTATCAGCCCAACATTGAAAACACAGAGCTCTATGAGGGTTTGATGGTCATTTTAAATTGTGAGACAAAAGGGAGCCCCACACCACAGGTCATTTGGGAGGTGACTGCAGGAAATCAGAATTATCTGTTCCCCTTGCCCTCCACTGGCGAGATAAATGATGTGCCAATTAATGATAAAACAACCAACAATCGATTCCTCGTCTTTAGAAACGGCACTCTCATCATCCCTCAATTGAGTAAAAAGGAAGATGGAAATTACAGCTGCTCTGCGGTGAATGATTTAGGTAAGGCAGAGAGCAATGTTAAAGTGGCAATGGCAGCCACCCAAAAACATGGCAGCAACTCAAAGCCCGATTTTACGGTGGACAAGATCCGTCCATCTGTTAAAAAGCCTGCAGAGCCCAAGATTTCCAAAAATAATGTGATCAACTGGACCAAGCCTGACGAAAAGACAAAGGGCAGTCCTGAAGGTTCATTGGACAAAAGTGTCGGGACGGGGCAGGACGGCGGCATTTCAAAGATCCCCACCTTTGCGAGCAAGTGTGGCGTGAGAGAAAGCACTGAACACATCTCCAACCACGCCTTCAATCTGAGCTTGGATGACCTGAAGCAGTACACTTTTGATTTTGGTGTTATTGCATTAGAAGTATCAGAGACGGAGGCCAAAGTGCAGCTGAATCCGCTGCAGCTTCCCAGCAGCAAATCTAACCTTCATCTCAGTCACACTGAAAACCAGGAAACAGTGAATAAAGAGGCCATTGGTCTGTACCAGTCCTCATCCAGTAAGGCCACCCTGGACATGCTCTACCTCTGTGTAAATACAGGTAATGGACACTCCATGGTTCAGTGGTCCAATATAGAGGAGGGTGTTAATGCTTACCGCTTCCATGGTTTACAGCCTGGCACCAATTACACACTTTGTCTCACCTATGGGGGGCAGGACTGCCAAGTCCAAGTAGTCTTCACAACTAGGAAGAAAATCCCCTCCCTGCTTATCATCGTGGTTGTCAGCATTTTCCTATTGGGTCTGGCCACTGTTCCCTTACTGGGGGCCACCTGCTGCCATTTGTTATACAAGTACCATGGGAAGACCTACAAGCTGATCATGAAGGCTCAGAATCCGGATCAGATGGAAAAACAAATGACTGGAGACTTTGATCGCAGGGCGTCTTTTGTGGAGTCAGAGAAAACCTTCGACCCCAGCGAGTTAGGCGAGGGGGAGGGAGATGCcgagggagaggaaggagacggaGAGGCTGAGGGGAGCGTGGTGACAGAGTCCATCCCCGGATCCTCATCCAAAACCAACCAGGAGGAGTTTGAAATGGGCTCGGAGTACAGTGACAGATTACCGCTGGGAGCAGAGGCAGTCAACATCTCGGAGGAGATCAACGGCAACTACAAGCAGCCAAGCCGCTGA